GCGACCAAGTGCGGGTCTTGGAATCCTGGAGCCGACCGCTGCTGTTGTTGGTCAGTCTCCACAGCGATCGGGTAACACGGCGGCAAATTTGGCAATACCTCACCCGCCTGAGCCAAGTGACCAGCCCTTTGAATGGCAAGGATCTGCAACAGTTGGGCTATGCACCGGGTAAGCAATTTCGAGAAATTTTGGGCCAGTTGCGGGGAGCCTGTTTGGATCGGCTGGTGGGCGATCGCACCGAAGCGATCACTTGGGTGAAAACCCACTATCCGCCACAAAGTCCGGTGGGCTGAGGCTTCGGGGGCGATCGCAACCCAGGGTCAGGGCCGCAATTGTTGTGAATCTTTACGAAAGAAAAACTCTTGACTTATTCTTAAGAGTTGAAGCGGCATCCACCCCTCTCCGATGCCCCGAGGTTTGCTTTGAACCCTTCTTCTCCCCAACCGCAACGAAGCCGCTGGATTGCTCCCTTGTTTTTGGTTACCGCTGCCTGTGCTTCCATGCTTGGCGCGGGAGCGGTGGCCGTTGTGCGATCCGGCGAAATGAACCTCTTCGGCATTCGGTTCGAGTCCCCCCCAATCCTGAACTGGTTGGCGGGAGAAGAGCAGTCCTTCCCGCCGCGTGAAGGTTGGCCGGTCTCCAAAACCGCTGAACAGGAGTTGGATCCAGCCGATCCCAGCATTCCTGACCTAGTGCTGCAGCAAATTCGCAGCCATCCTCACCGGGATAGTTCAGCGGCGATTCGCAGCCAACGCATTGCCCCGATCGAGCGGCCCGTGCGCAACAACCCTCGACCAGCGGAGTCCACCGTCGATCGCGCGCCCCTGGCCAGCCCCAGTCCCTTGGATAATCCTGATGGCAACGCGCCACCGACCGACAGCACACCGCTGGTAGATCCCTCCGGTGACAATTCGGGCACGGCCAACCCAGCAACCGATCGTCCCGATCGCCCCGATCGATCCAATTCAGGCGATCGCGGTTCAACGGTCGATCGCTCACCGTCGGGAACCAGCGCCCCCGAGCCGGCCACTAACTCAGCCCCCTCAGAAACCCGCCCCGCGCCCGATCGCCCCGCCAACCCCGAGCCGCGACCCGTCACAGAACGCCGACCGACCACAGAGCGCCGCCCCGCGCCGGAGCCGGCCGCCGTTGAGCGTCGCCCCAGCGGTGGCAGCTCCAGCGCCCCAGCCAGCGGCGGGGCATCCGGTGCTAGCAACGGGGGCAGCGCTGGCAGTGGTTCCGCCCCAGACAGCAGCAGCACCCCCTAAGGGCATGGCATACCCTGGCTGCGAGTTCTGCGCCCTTGATCTTGATCCCTGATCTTGATCCCTAATTTTGATCCCTGACTAAGCCGCAGGCGCGAATCCCCAGCCAGCCCTAAACTGCTCATGCCAAACCTGCCAGCCCAAAACCACCACGCTATAATTCAGAGCGGTCGCGGTAGCCCGCTCCGGCATTGCCTAAAAGCGATTATGCGCGCACCCTAGCTCTCAACTAACGCTTGACCTCCTGATCCCCGATCGCCTTCCCAGTACTTTCACCCGCGAGTTTCATGAGTAACCCGCTTGTCCATGCCTTCTTTGTTGGTCGCGCGATCGCTGAAGTGGTAAACGAACAAATCGAGCGAACTGCCACCGATTGGTTGAGCGAGCTTGGGAAGTTCGATGCCGAACAGCGGGAAAACCTGCGCCAACTGGTTGAAGAGGCCCTGGCCAGGGCCCAACAGGCCGAAGCCGCCGCCACCAACGGACGCACCAGCAGCAGCAGCGCTTCCGGCGGCGACGATGTGCAAGCTGAACTCGATGATCTGCGAGCCGAAATTGCCCGCCTCAGGTCAGAGATTAAGCAATACCGCAGCGAAGCCAACCCAAGCTAGAGTCGAGACGCACCGCACGGAGTCGAGGGTGAAAACGTACGACAGCAAAGCTTACCGATGGAACCGCGAGCGGTACTCCCGCCCCCGCCGCTTTATTGATATCTGGACTTTTGTCACCCTTTGGCTGTTGTGGCTTTGGATTGATACCAAGCCCTGGAGCTATCGCGGAGGCATGACGGAGGCCAAACAAAAGGCCCGCCGCCGCCAACAGGCCATTTGGGTGCGCGATACGCTGCTCCAGTTGGGGCCCACGTTCATCAAAGTGGGTCAACTGTTTTCGACGCGCGCTGACCTGTTCCCTGCGGAATATGTGGAGGAACTGTCGAAGCTGCAAGACCGCGTACCGGCCTTTGGCTATGACCAAGTGGAAGCGATCGTTCGCCAAGACTTGGGCAAGCCGGTGCAGGAA
The Limnothrix sp. FACHB-406 genome window above contains:
- a CDS encoding DUF6825 family protein gives rise to the protein MSNPLVHAFFVGRAIAEVVNEQIERTATDWLSELGKFDAEQRENLRQLVEEALARAQQAEAAATNGRTSSSSASGGDDVQAELDDLRAEIARLRSEIKQYRSEANPS